One genomic region from Bacillus aquiflavi encodes:
- the trpE gene encoding anthranilate synthase component I → MKLKFIVEEVEGDLLTPIAIYQRISGKKKFLLESSLKHEDSGRFSFIGAEPVFELIANGDICHVFYKDGTTKVMEENPLNCIKKLLPSYKINEPLFPFIGGAVGYIGYDVSHHYLELNNGPQADELKMPDAHLMFFEEMIAFDHLKQKVYVVGIPLVKTTKMEELRARVEKRKKELTKYMTEQKTDKFSISSFQPSTSRSQYMEKVNTVKDYIGQEEVLQVVLSQKLTAFYKGNPLSFYRKLRVANPSPYMFFIDFDCYVLAGSSPESLVKVQHQYMYTNPIAGTRPRGKTQGEDLRLEVELLKDEKELKEHRMLVDLAQSELEQVCERHTINIDQYMKVEKFQHVMHIVSVLSGKLKASFHSIDALASCLPAGTVSGYPKRKAMELINELEETKRGPYSGAVGYVSANGFCDFSIAIRMMIMKDGIAHVQAGAGIVDDSVPKLEYEETMHKLRSLLEVEKPLLRSFSK, encoded by the coding sequence ATGAAGCTTAAGTTCATTGTTGAAGAGGTAGAAGGAGATTTATTAACGCCAATTGCAATTTATCAACGCATCTCTGGCAAAAAAAAATTTTTATTAGAAAGCTCATTAAAGCATGAAGATTCTGGACGGTTTTCATTTATTGGGGCTGAGCCTGTATTTGAGTTAATCGCAAACGGCGATATTTGTCATGTTTTTTACAAAGACGGTACTACAAAAGTGATGGAAGAAAATCCGTTAAATTGTATTAAGAAACTTCTTCCAAGCTATAAGATCAATGAACCACTGTTCCCTTTTATAGGTGGGGCAGTCGGTTATATCGGTTATGACGTTAGCCACCACTATCTCGAGCTTAATAATGGTCCGCAAGCTGATGAACTAAAGATGCCCGATGCCCATTTAATGTTTTTTGAAGAAATGATCGCTTTCGATCACTTGAAACAGAAAGTATACGTTGTTGGAATTCCTTTAGTAAAAACAACGAAAATGGAAGAGTTGAGAGCTCGCGTCGAAAAACGAAAGAAAGAATTAACTAAATATATGACGGAACAGAAGACAGACAAATTTTCAATCTCTTCCTTTCAACCTTCTACAAGTAGGTCGCAATATATGGAAAAGGTGAACACTGTCAAAGATTACATCGGTCAAGAAGAAGTTTTACAAGTCGTATTATCGCAAAAATTAACCGCTTTTTATAAAGGAAATCCGTTATCTTTTTATCGCAAGCTTCGTGTTGCAAATCCATCGCCATATATGTTCTTTATTGATTTTGATTGCTATGTGCTAGCAGGCTCATCACCTGAAAGCTTAGTAAAGGTACAGCATCAGTACATGTATACAAACCCGATTGCAGGTACGCGGCCGCGTGGAAAAACGCAGGGAGAAGATTTACGGTTAGAAGTAGAGCTTTTGAAAGACGAAAAGGAATTAAAAGAGCATCGGATGCTCGTCGATTTAGCACAAAGTGAGCTAGAACAAGTATGTGAGCGTCACACGATTAACATTGACCAATATATGAAAGTTGAAAAATTTCAACATGTCATGCATATCGTATCTGTCCTTTCTGGAAAGCTTAAAGCTTCATTTCATTCGATAGATGCATTAGCTTCATGTTTGCCAGCGGGCACTGTATCTGGCTATCCAAAGCGAAAAGCTATGGAATTAATTAATGAGCTTGAGGAAACGAAGCGAGGACCATATTCTGGAGCAGTCGGCTATGTTTCGGCAAACGGTTTTTGTGACTTTTCGATTGCCATCCGCATGATGATTATGAAAGATGGAATAGCTCACGTTCAAGCAGGCGCAGGAATTGTAGATGATTCTGTTCCTAAGCTTGAATATGAGGAAACGATGCATAAATTAAGATCTTTATTAGAAGTTGAAAAGCCATTATTAAGAAGTTTTTCAAAATAG
- a CDS encoding 2-oxoglutarate dehydrogenase E1 component produces MKKQAVVRDEPWQSFYGPNLGYVMELYEQYLQDENAVEPEMCEFFSTWTPESKKETARREVIQNQSVGNVHIDKLLAAIKLIDRLRVYGHLAAEIYPLKNRKRETKLIDPEHYGLTEADLENLDAALIWPNAPSHITNGLEVYNHLKHVYTKSIAVEFHHVENLDEKQWLTEKFENELFSTSISPEKKISMLTRLIEVEEFEKFLHRTFVGQKRFSIEGLDAMIPILDEIISLSVQSGAKTINIGMAHRGRLNVLAHVLEKPYEMIFSEFQHAPNKELVPSEGSIGINYGWTGDVKYHLGLDRQIKDDNTVQARITLANNPSHLEFVSPVVEGFTRAAQDDRTNPGYPSHNPATALPILIHGDAAFPGQGIVAETLNLSSLFGYKTGGAIHIIANNTIGFTTESKDSRSTKYASDLAKGYEIPIIRVNADDPEACMIAVKLACEYRETFKKDFLIDLVGYRRFGHNEMDEPLATNPLLYSIIPAHPTVKTIYSKQLVAEGVITEKQVNTIEQSVQEKLRSAYEKVPKERHDSNVELDPPETVEKGLPKMNTSVPLNMLKEVNDGLLNWPKDFHVFNKLEKILKRRSDAFTKKDLVDWSLAEALAFGTIISDGVPIRLTGQDSERGTFAHRHIVLHDHETGEIFSPLHTLQTAKASFAVHNSPLSEASVVGFEYGYNVFAPETLVLWEAQFGDFANSAQVMFDQFVAAGRAKWGQKSGLVILLPHGYEGQGPEHSSGRVERFLQLAAENNWTVANLTSAAQYFHILRRQAAILQKDEVRPLVLMSPKSLLRNPNVASSASELTEGEFKAVIEQPKLGGTPEKVERIVLCSGKIAINLAENIQSFEEMDWLHILRIEEIYPFPFETLTNIIKRYPNLTELVWIQEEPKNMGAWNFVEPRIHSIAKEGVSIKYIGRRRRSSPAEGDPNVHKAEQARIITEALTRNIEGGL; encoded by the coding sequence ATGAAGAAACAAGCTGTAGTTCGAGATGAGCCTTGGCAAAGTTTTTATGGTCCGAATCTCGGCTATGTAATGGAGCTGTATGAACAATATTTACAAGACGAAAATGCTGTTGAACCTGAAATGTGCGAATTTTTCTCAACTTGGACTCCTGAATCAAAGAAAGAAACGGCAAGAAGAGAAGTAATTCAAAATCAATCAGTTGGAAATGTTCATATTGATAAATTACTTGCTGCCATTAAACTTATTGATCGTTTACGTGTATATGGGCATTTAGCGGCGGAAATTTACCCGTTAAAAAATCGAAAAAGGGAGACAAAGCTGATTGATCCAGAGCATTATGGATTAACTGAAGCTGATTTAGAAAACCTTGATGCAGCCCTCATTTGGCCGAACGCTCCATCCCATATAACAAACGGACTAGAAGTATACAACCATTTAAAACATGTGTACACGAAGTCAATAGCTGTTGAATTTCATCACGTTGAAAATCTTGATGAAAAACAATGGTTAACAGAGAAGTTTGAAAACGAGCTTTTTTCAACATCAATCTCACCAGAGAAAAAAATTAGTATGTTAACACGTTTAATTGAAGTAGAAGAGTTTGAAAAATTTCTTCATCGTACTTTTGTCGGTCAAAAACGATTTTCAATCGAAGGCTTAGATGCGATGATTCCGATATTAGATGAAATCATTTCACTTTCCGTTCAAAGCGGAGCAAAAACAATTAACATCGGGATGGCCCATCGTGGCCGGTTGAACGTATTAGCACATGTTCTTGAAAAACCATATGAAATGATTTTTTCAGAGTTCCAGCATGCGCCAAATAAGGAACTAGTGCCTTCTGAAGGTTCAATCGGAATAAACTATGGCTGGACAGGAGACGTAAAATATCATTTAGGATTAGATCGACAAATAAAGGATGACAACACAGTTCAAGCTAGAATAACACTCGCAAACAACCCGAGTCATCTTGAATTTGTTAGTCCAGTAGTAGAAGGCTTTACTAGAGCGGCTCAAGATGATAGAACGAACCCTGGATACCCGAGTCATAACCCGGCGACTGCATTACCGATATTAATTCATGGGGATGCTGCTTTTCCTGGACAAGGAATTGTTGCTGAAACATTGAATTTAAGTAGTCTTTTCGGTTATAAAACTGGTGGAGCAATTCACATTATTGCAAATAACACAATTGGATTTACGACAGAGTCTAAAGATTCTAGATCAACAAAATACGCAAGTGATTTAGCAAAAGGTTATGAGATTCCTATTATTCGTGTTAATGCAGATGATCCTGAAGCTTGTATGATCGCTGTTAAATTAGCATGTGAATATCGTGAGACGTTCAAAAAAGATTTTTTAATCGACTTAGTAGGTTATCGCCGCTTTGGTCATAATGAAATGGATGAGCCTTTAGCAACAAACCCATTACTATACTCAATCATCCCTGCACATCCAACTGTGAAAACAATTTACAGCAAGCAGTTAGTAGCTGAAGGAGTGATTACGGAGAAACAAGTAAATACAATTGAGCAGAGTGTACAAGAGAAGCTTCGGTCAGCATATGAGAAAGTACCTAAAGAACGACATGATTCAAATGTCGAACTTGATCCTCCAGAAACTGTTGAAAAAGGTTTACCTAAAATGAATACGTCCGTTCCACTGAATATGTTGAAAGAAGTGAATGATGGACTTTTAAATTGGCCAAAGGACTTTCATGTTTTTAATAAGTTAGAAAAGATTTTAAAACGCAGAAGTGATGCGTTTACGAAAAAAGACCTTGTTGATTGGTCGTTAGCTGAAGCTTTAGCATTTGGAACAATTATTAGTGATGGAGTACCAATTCGTTTAACTGGTCAAGATTCAGAGCGGGGAACGTTTGCCCATCGTCATATCGTTTTACATGATCATGAGACAGGAGAAATTTTTTCTCCACTGCATACGTTACAAACGGCAAAAGCTTCGTTTGCGGTCCATAACAGCCCGTTATCAGAAGCATCTGTTGTCGGCTTTGAATATGGTTATAACGTATTTGCTCCTGAAACACTTGTACTTTGGGAAGCTCAATTCGGCGATTTTGCCAATTCTGCTCAAGTAATGTTTGATCAATTTGTTGCTGCAGGCAGAGCAAAATGGGGACAAAAATCAGGTCTTGTCATATTACTGCCTCACGGATATGAGGGACAAGGACCGGAACATTCAAGCGGAAGAGTGGAACGCTTCCTTCAGTTAGCAGCCGAAAATAACTGGACTGTTGCTAATTTAACAAGTGCAGCCCAATATTTTCACATTTTAAGAAGACAAGCTGCAATTTTACAAAAAGATGAAGTAAGACCGCTTGTTTTAATGTCACCGAAAAGCTTATTACGAAACCCTAATGTTGCAAGTTCTGCTTCGGAATTAACAGAAGGAGAATTTAAAGCGGTCATTGAGCAGCCGAAATTAGGCGGCACCCCAGAAAAAGTAGAACGAATTGTGCTTTGTTCTGGTAAAATTGCGATTAATTTAGCAGAAAATATACAATCATTTGAAGAAATGGATTGGCTCCATATTTTACGAATCGAAGAAATATATCCGTTTCCTTTCGAAACTTTAACAAACATTATTAAGCGATATCCAAACTTGACAGAATTAGTCTGGATTCAAGAAGAACCAAAAAATATGGGCGCTTGGAACTTTGTTGAACCTCGAATTCATTCAATCGCAAAAGAAGGTGTCTCTATTAAGTACATTGGACGGCGTCGTCGTTCAAGTCCAGCAGAAGGAGATCCAAATGTCCATAAGGCTGAACAAGCGCGCATTATCACTGAAGCATTGACACGGAATATAGAAGGGGGATTATAA
- the mnmH gene encoding tRNA 2-selenouridine(34) synthase MnmH, with protein MHELTIDEFLTKNNLILVDVRSPVEFNEGSLPNAVNIPLFTDAERKIIGTIYKQEDERKAKWKAMEFVSPKIPIMLSEIKKIVDEQKEPIFYCWRGGMRSKAVATFADYAGLPSKRLIGGYRAYRKYILERIPKMLPNKAVVLHGGTGVGKTEILHRLEAKGYPVLDLEKIANHRGSVFGAIGQGQGNNQKTFDALLFEQLKSLENSRYFLVEAESKRIGRAIQPDELLLRIKNGFHLQINAPLNVRKERILSEYTIPFKHEPWYKSNIKEALSHIEKRMKRKEVKSLLQQSLELERYDQIVEQLLLEYYDPRYQYAQRNYEGEFVPINAESIEYAVNEIEAILKNF; from the coding sequence TTGCATGAACTAACAATCGATGAATTTCTCACAAAAAACAATCTAATCCTAGTAGATGTTCGCTCTCCCGTTGAATTTAATGAAGGATCGCTCCCTAATGCGGTAAACATTCCGCTGTTCACTGACGCTGAGAGAAAGATAATCGGGACAATTTACAAACAAGAAGATGAAAGAAAAGCAAAATGGAAAGCAATGGAATTCGTTTCTCCTAAAATTCCAATAATGCTTTCTGAAATAAAAAAAATTGTAGATGAGCAAAAAGAGCCTATTTTTTACTGTTGGCGAGGCGGTATGCGAAGCAAAGCAGTCGCAACTTTTGCCGATTACGCTGGCTTGCCTTCTAAAAGACTGATCGGAGGATATAGAGCGTATCGAAAATATATTTTAGAGCGTATCCCGAAAATGCTTCCAAACAAAGCAGTTGTCTTACATGGTGGAACTGGGGTTGGTAAGACGGAAATATTGCACCGTTTAGAAGCGAAAGGATACCCAGTACTAGATCTTGAAAAGATTGCAAATCATCGTGGCTCAGTGTTTGGAGCAATTGGTCAAGGGCAAGGCAATAATCAAAAAACGTTCGATGCGTTATTATTTGAACAGCTGAAATCTCTGGAAAATAGTCGTTATTTTCTTGTTGAAGCAGAAAGTAAGCGCATCGGAAGGGCGATTCAGCCAGATGAACTGCTTCTACGAATCAAAAATGGATTTCATCTCCAAATTAACGCACCGTTAAATGTAAGAAAGGAACGGATTTTATCGGAGTATACGATTCCTTTTAAGCATGAACCATGGTATAAAAGTAACATTAAAGAAGCGTTATCGCATATTGAAAAAAGGATGAAAAGGAAAGAAGTGAAATCTTTATTACAACAGTCACTTGAGCTTGAACGATATGATCAAATAGTAGAGCAGTTGTTATTAGAATACTACGATCCCCGTTATCAATACGCCCAAAGAAACTATGAGGGAGAATTTGTACCGATTAATGCTGAATCAATCGAATATGCTGTTAATGAAATTGAAGCTATTTTAAAAAACTTTTAA
- a CDS encoding DUF6884 domain-containing protein → MKQLCIIPCGKRKIWDKQPDAGEQKAQDSYIGTFHQLCQQYARLFFTDWVIISAKHGFLLPNDIVPENYDLSFSMKKTEVIGIKELQKQIVMKGLSSFEHIVVLGGKKFKPIVESAFGLEHKYTYPLDECGGLGYMQRKLKLAIQTNKAIHTKS, encoded by the coding sequence ATGAAGCAATTATGTATCATCCCTTGTGGAAAACGAAAAATTTGGGATAAACAACCAGATGCAGGGGAACAAAAAGCACAAGATTCATATATCGGTACCTTTCATCAGCTTTGTCAGCAATATGCACGTCTATTTTTTACAGATTGGGTGATTATTTCAGCAAAGCATGGGTTTTTGTTGCCAAATGATATTGTACCTGAAAACTATGATCTATCATTTAGCATGAAAAAAACAGAGGTAATCGGGATCAAAGAGCTGCAAAAGCAAATTGTAATGAAAGGCTTATCTTCATTTGAACACATTGTAGTGTTAGGAGGAAAAAAGTTTAAACCGATCGTTGAATCGGCCTTCGGGCTTGAACATAAATATACGTATCCTCTCGATGAATGCGGCGGTTTAGGCTACATGCAGCGAAAATTAAAATTAGCGATTCAAACGAATAAAGCAATCCATACTAAATCTTAA
- the odhB gene encoding 2-oxoglutarate dehydrogenase complex dihydrolipoyllysine-residue succinyltransferase, which produces MAEIKVPELAESITEGTIAQWLKKPGDYVEKGEYIVELETDKVNVEIISDYAGTLTELKADEGDTVQVGETIAIVSDTAEKPAEKVTEATPVEPKADNEQEEEKKLERPIASPAARKMAREKGIDLNNVPTMDPLGRVRKQDVSSYSEQSAQTPTPKVEKKQVEQEQHVTDPTKPVERIRMSRRRQTIANRLVEVQQTAAMLTTFNEVDMTAIMNIRKRRKEKFFEQHDVRLGFMSFFTKAVVAALKKYPYVNGEIQGEEIVLKKYYDIGIAVAAPNGLVVPVVRDAERKNFAEIESDIMELAEKARTNKLSLNDLQGGTFTITNGGVFGSLLSTPILNGPQVGILGMHKIQLRPVAIDEERMENRPMIYIALSYDHRIIDGKEAVSFLATVKELLEDPETLLLEG; this is translated from the coding sequence GTGGCAGAAATTAAAGTACCCGAACTCGCAGAATCGATTACTGAAGGTACAATTGCCCAATGGTTAAAAAAACCGGGTGATTATGTAGAGAAAGGTGAATATATCGTTGAATTAGAAACGGATAAAGTAAACGTGGAGATCATTTCTGATTATGCAGGAACTCTTACCGAACTAAAAGCAGATGAAGGCGACACCGTTCAAGTAGGTGAAACAATCGCAATTGTTTCTGATACAGCCGAAAAGCCTGCAGAAAAAGTAACTGAAGCTACACCTGTTGAACCCAAGGCAGATAATGAGCAGGAAGAAGAGAAAAAGCTAGAACGGCCAATTGCTTCTCCAGCAGCCCGAAAAATGGCCCGTGAAAAAGGAATAGATTTAAATAATGTTCCGACAATGGATCCGCTTGGAAGAGTGAGAAAACAAGATGTTTCCTCTTATTCTGAGCAAAGTGCGCAAACGCCAACTCCAAAAGTTGAGAAAAAACAAGTTGAACAAGAACAACATGTAACAGATCCGACGAAACCTGTTGAACGAATTCGGATGTCACGCCGTCGTCAAACAATTGCCAATCGTCTTGTAGAAGTACAACAGACAGCAGCAATGTTAACAACCTTTAATGAAGTCGACATGACAGCCATCATGAACATCCGCAAACGCCGTAAAGAAAAGTTTTTTGAGCAGCATGATGTTCGACTAGGCTTTATGTCATTCTTTACAAAAGCTGTTGTCGCAGCTTTAAAGAAATATCCTTACGTTAATGGTGAAATTCAAGGAGAAGAAATCGTTCTAAAAAAATATTATGATATTGGAATTGCTGTTGCGGCGCCTAATGGACTTGTCGTTCCAGTTGTTAGAGATGCGGAACGTAAAAACTTCGCGGAAATCGAAAGTGATATTATGGAGTTAGCCGAAAAAGCTCGGACAAACAAATTATCGTTAAATGATCTCCAAGGTGGAACGTTTACAATTACAAATGGCGGTGTATTCGGTTCCTTATTGTCTACACCGATTTTAAATGGACCGCAAGTTGGGATTCTCGGTATGCATAAAATCCAACTTCGTCCAGTAGCAATTGATGAAGAACGCATGGAAAATAGACCAATGATATATATCGCTCTATCATACGACCACCGTATTATCGATGGAAAAGAAGCAGTCAGCTTCTTAGCAACTGTAAAAGAGCTGCTTGAAGATCCAGAAACATTATTACTAGAGGGTTAA
- a CDS encoding phosphoribosylanthranilate isomerase, which translates to MKVKICGITDLVTAMKAVEYGADALGFVFAQSKRKIDPISAKEIIHKLPKNVLKVGVFVNESKEVIHHIIDSCKLDLVQLHGEETSEYCKEFGKKSMKAMGIRSEHDLERVGHFPCEYILLDSPKGKYYGGNGRTFDWSFISQQHLHNKKIILAGGLNEQNVKQAISTVQPYMVDVSSGVETNGKKDIAKIKKFIETVKS; encoded by the coding sequence ATGAAAGTCAAAATTTGTGGAATAACCGATCTGGTGACAGCAATGAAAGCAGTTGAGTATGGCGCAGATGCGCTAGGGTTTGTGTTTGCACAAAGTAAACGAAAGATTGATCCAATAAGCGCAAAAGAAATTATTCACAAGCTTCCAAAAAACGTTCTAAAAGTTGGTGTGTTCGTAAATGAGTCTAAAGAGGTCATTCATCATATCATTGACAGTTGTAAGCTCGATCTCGTTCAACTGCACGGCGAAGAAACTTCAGAATATTGCAAAGAGTTTGGTAAAAAATCAATGAAAGCAATGGGAATTCGTTCAGAACATGATTTAGAACGAGTGGGGCATTTTCCTTGTGAATATATTCTATTAGATAGCCCGAAAGGTAAGTATTATGGTGGGAACGGGCGAACTTTTGATTGGTCTTTTATTTCACAGCAACATCTACACAATAAGAAAATCATTTTAGCAGGTGGATTGAACGAACAAAATGTGAAACAAGCGATTTCAACTGTTCAACCTTATATGGTCGATGTTAGCAGCGGTGTTGAAACGAATGGTAAAAAAGATATTGCTAAAATAAAAAAATTCATTGAAACAGTTAAAAGTTAA
- the chrA gene encoding chromate efflux transporter, producing MVKWKTYLEILLVSTRLGLTSFGGPVAHLGYFQNEYIKKRKWLDEKSYADLIALCQFLPGPASSQVGISIGIIRGGLFGGLLSWIGFTMPSVIALVLFALLLDGIGMESASWIQGLKIVAVAVVAQAVLGMGKKLTPDRTTITIAVLAAIATLLFPTSLGQILIIVIAGLIGYTLFNKGEAVSLPDMEIKINRKQGIIALSLFFIMLFGLPVINRMFPTLFVGLFDIFFRVGSIVFGGGHVVLPLLEREVVPQGLISSESFLAGYGAAQAVPGPLFTFGSYLGAAIAGWKGAVIATVAIFLPSFLLVVGVLPFWNKIRKNTHFQAALTGINAAVVGILLAALYDPVWTSAILQPLDFILGLIAFTLLVYWKVPPWIVVVLTALGGIMISYV from the coding sequence ATGGTTAAATGGAAAACTTATTTGGAAATATTACTTGTATCAACTCGTCTCGGACTTACTTCATTCGGTGGACCTGTTGCACATCTTGGGTATTTTCAAAACGAATACATAAAAAAGCGAAAATGGCTTGATGAGAAAAGCTATGCGGATTTAATCGCCCTTTGTCAATTTCTCCCCGGTCCCGCAAGTAGTCAAGTCGGAATCTCTATCGGCATCATTCGAGGCGGATTATTTGGAGGATTGCTGTCATGGATCGGTTTTACAATGCCGTCAGTAATTGCATTAGTTCTATTTGCTTTATTATTAGACGGAATTGGCATGGAAAGTGCAAGCTGGATTCAAGGGTTAAAAATTGTGGCGGTGGCAGTCGTTGCTCAAGCAGTACTAGGAATGGGGAAAAAGCTTACACCTGATCGTACAACGATAACAATTGCGGTATTGGCTGCAATTGCGACACTTTTATTCCCAACATCGCTTGGGCAAATTTTAATTATTGTCATTGCTGGCTTGATCGGTTACACTCTTTTTAATAAAGGCGAAGCGGTTTCACTTCCTGATATGGAAATAAAAATAAATCGCAAGCAAGGAATCATTGCCTTAAGCTTGTTCTTTATTATGCTATTCGGGCTTCCAGTAATCAATCGAATGTTCCCAACCCTTTTTGTTGGACTTTTTGATATTTTTTTTCGGGTCGGTTCGATCGTTTTTGGTGGAGGACATGTCGTTTTACCATTATTAGAACGTGAAGTCGTTCCTCAAGGCTTAATTAGCAGTGAGTCCTTTTTAGCAGGTTATGGTGCCGCCCAGGCAGTTCCAGGCCCGCTCTTTACATTCGGCAGTTACTTAGGGGCTGCAATTGCGGGTTGGAAAGGAGCGGTCATTGCGACAGTAGCGATTTTCTTACCGTCATTTTTATTAGTCGTTGGTGTGTTGCCGTTTTGGAATAAAATTCGAAAAAATACTCACTTTCAAGCAGCACTGACGGGGATTAACGCTGCTGTAGTCGGAATTTTACTAGCTGCTTTATATGATCCTGTCTGGACAAGTGCGATTTTACAACCGCTAGACTTTATATTAGGACTAATTGCCTTTACTTTGCTTGTTTATTGGAAAGTACCGCCATGGATAGTCGTTGTATTAACGGCGCTTGGCGGTATCATGATTAGTTATGTATAA
- the trpD gene encoding anthranilate phosphoribosyltransferase, whose amino-acid sequence MKEYLEKLAKNETFSEAEMQLAVKSLLENEITDSEIAAFLFGLKLKGETIDEITGIVSALREKAPSFSAPAGTMDNCGTGGDGSQSFNVSTTSAFVIAGAGIPVAKHGNRSVSSKTGSSDVLEYLGVNLNLSHEAAEELLQSVGITFLFAPNIHRTMKRVMIVRKSLKIPTIFNLIGPLTNPVQLDYQMVGMYRRDLLPMFANVLKRLGRKRAVLLNGAGYMDEASLQGENHLVVLENGEIIKKVIQPEQFDLPTFSNDSIKGGSAKDNSEILQDVLQGNRSPYYYTVLLNAGIGIYTGGKASSIEAGIQLAKESIDSGAALHKLNELIENSCKYEKEVI is encoded by the coding sequence ATGAAAGAATATTTAGAGAAACTAGCAAAAAACGAAACATTTTCTGAAGCGGAAATGCAATTGGCAGTTAAATCATTATTAGAAAATGAGATTACAGATAGTGAAATTGCAGCATTTCTCTTCGGCTTAAAACTAAAGGGAGAAACAATTGATGAAATTACCGGAATTGTTAGTGCCCTACGTGAAAAAGCCCCGTCATTTTCTGCTCCAGCAGGTACGATGGACAATTGTGGCACAGGAGGTGACGGCTCACAAAGCTTTAATGTGAGTACAACTTCAGCATTTGTGATTGCAGGGGCTGGAATTCCTGTTGCAAAACATGGAAATCGCAGTGTTTCAAGTAAAACAGGCAGCAGCGATGTTCTTGAGTATTTAGGGGTAAATCTTAATTTATCTCATGAAGCTGCGGAAGAACTATTGCAAAGTGTTGGAATCACGTTTTTATTTGCACCTAATATCCATCGGACAATGAAGCGGGTGATGATCGTGAGGAAATCATTAAAAATTCCAACTATTTTTAATTTAATTGGTCCATTAACAAACCCAGTTCAATTAGATTATCAAATGGTTGGGATGTATCGGCGCGATTTATTACCGATGTTTGCAAATGTATTAAAAAGGCTTGGAAGAAAGCGCGCTGTTTTGTTAAATGGGGCTGGCTATATGGATGAAGCCTCACTGCAAGGAGAAAATCATTTAGTCGTATTAGAAAATGGGGAGATCATAAAAAAAGTCATTCAGCCTGAACAGTTTGATTTACCGACATTTTCGAATGATAGTATTAAAGGGGGCAGTGCAAAGGATAATAGTGAAATTTTACAAGATGTTTTACAAGGTAATAGAAGCCCATATTACTATACCGTTTTATTAAATGCAGGGATCGGTATTTATACAGGGGGAAAAGCAAGTTCAATCGAAGCTGGCATTCAATTAGCAAAAGAGAGCATTGATTCCGGTGCAGCTTTACATAAGCTGAATGAGCTGATTGAAAATAGCTGCAAATATGAAAAGGAAGTGATCTAA
- the trpC gene encoding indole-3-glycerol phosphate synthase TrpC, with the protein MSTILDEILAEKAKEVKKMKEDGIERCDKPKKTLNLFLKKIAQTTELLIISEFKRASPSKGILNIHLDPVEQAVRYEKNGAAAISVLTDQPFFKGSFRDLELIRQNVSVPILCKDFIIDEIQIDAAKNAGADIILLIAAALDTKRIKELYHYATVNGLDVLMEVHDESELEKAFLTGAKIIGVNNRNLKTFKVDLSVTERLAPFIINAGAHLISESGIKTEEDINRVRRAGAKAVLIGEAFMTNENTAQLLQSFAEVKVK; encoded by the coding sequence TTGTCGACTATTTTAGACGAAATTTTAGCCGAGAAGGCTAAAGAAGTAAAGAAAATGAAGGAGGATGGAATCGAGCGTTGTGATAAACCGAAAAAAACACTAAATTTATTTTTAAAAAAGATTGCTCAAACGACAGAGTTATTAATTATTAGCGAATTTAAACGCGCTTCTCCGTCTAAAGGAATTTTAAACATCCACCTCGATCCAGTTGAGCAAGCGGTTCGATATGAAAAAAACGGTGCAGCGGCGATTTCAGTATTAACAGATCAACCATTTTTCAAAGGTTCATTTAGAGACTTAGAGCTTATCCGACAAAATGTGTCGGTTCCAATTCTTTGTAAAGATTTTATTATCGACGAAATCCAAATCGATGCGGCAAAAAATGCTGGTGCTGACATTATTTTGTTAATTGCGGCTGCTCTCGATACTAAAAGAATAAAAGAGTTATATCATTATGCAACTGTTAATGGGTTAGATGTCTTAATGGAAGTACATGATGAGTCGGAGTTAGAGAAGGCGTTTTTGACGGGCGCAAAAATAATCGGTGTAAACAATCGTAACTTAAAAACGTTCAAGGTAGATTTAAGCGTAACCGAAAGACTTGCCCCTTTTATTATAAACGCAGGAGCCCATCTCATTAGTGAAAGTGGGATTAAAACAGAAGAGGATATTAATCGTGTAAGAAGAGCAGGGGCAAAGGCAGTTTTAATCGGAGAGGCGTTTATGACAAATGAAAACACCGCTCAGTTGCTTCAAAGTTTCGCTGAGGTAAAAGTGAAATGA